The Alphaproteobacteria bacterium genome includes a window with the following:
- a CDS encoding TolC family outer membrane protein, giving the protein MALKATVAGAALAAVMALAPMAGAQTIDEALANAYRSNPELLAQRAALRATDETVPQALSQWRPSVTLSGNTGKARDFNTTTTTVYGANGSRDQQTTENERDRTPLQATLTVTQPLYRGGRSTAELARAEANVQAGRAQLGAVEQRVLLDSATAYINLAQALAVLDLNINNVQVLQRQLDAARDRFQVGEITRTDVSQAEARLSQSQASRTKSEGDVNTARATFLRTTGMEAGRVSVPPVPRGLPGSAEEARAWAQAQNPNIIQARYAHESAGQDVALVEGEQLPTIALQADAIRGKETQTRGTIRDTVDVLLTFSVPIYQQGATDARVRGAKQTQGQRRTQVDVALRQAINDATTAWQQLSTARAQIGSFTAQIRANEIALEGVEQEARVGSRTVLDVLNAEQELLNSRVSLVQAQRDEVLASFQLLSAVGKLQARELGLPVEIYDPASNLSATRDRWSGNDIPGEAAKK; this is encoded by the coding sequence ATGGCATTGAAGGCGACGGTAGCGGGCGCGGCCTTGGCGGCCGTGATGGCGCTGGCGCCGATGGCCGGCGCACAGACGATCGACGAGGCGCTCGCCAACGCCTATCGCAGCAATCCCGAACTGCTCGCCCAGCGCGCCGCGTTGCGCGCGACCGACGAAACCGTGCCGCAAGCGCTGTCGCAATGGCGCCCGTCGGTCACGCTGTCGGGCAATACCGGCAAGGCGCGCGACTTCAACACGACCACCACCACGGTCTACGGCGCCAACGGTTCGCGCGATCAGCAGACGACCGAGAACGAGCGCGACCGCACGCCGTTGCAGGCGACGCTGACCGTCACCCAGCCGCTCTATCGCGGCGGGCGTTCGACCGCCGAACTCGCGCGCGCCGAAGCCAACGTGCAAGCGGGCAGGGCGCAGCTCGGGGCCGTCGAACAGCGCGTGCTGCTCGATAGCGCGACCGCCTATATCAACCTCGCCCAGGCCCTTGCGGTGCTGGACCTCAACATCAACAACGTCCAGGTGTTGCAGCGCCAGCTCGACGCCGCGCGCGACCGTTTCCAGGTCGGCGAAATCACCCGGACGGACGTGAGTCAGGCCGAAGCGCGCTTGTCGCAATCGCAGGCGAGCCGCACCAAGTCGGAAGGCGACGTGAACACGGCGCGCGCGACCTTCCTGCGCACGACGGGTATGGAAGCGGGCCGCGTCAGCGTGCCGCCGGTGCCGCGCGGCTTGCCGGGCAGTGCTGAAGAAGCGCGCGCCTGGGCCCAGGCGCAGAACCCGAACATCATCCAGGCGCGCTACGCGCATGAATCCGCCGGGCAGGACGTGGCGCTGGTCGAAGGCGAACAGCTGCCGACCATCGCGTTGCAGGCCGACGCGATCCGCGGCAAGGAAACCCAGACGCGCGGCACAATCCGCGACACGGTGGACGTGTTGCTGACCTTCTCGGTGCCCATCTATCAGCAGGGGGCGACCGACGCGCGCGTGCGCGGCGCCAAGCAGACGCAAGGTCAGCGCCGCACGCAGGTCGACGTGGCTTTGCGCCAGGCGATCAACGACGCGACGACCGCGTGGCAGCAGCTTTCGACCGCGCGCGCCCAGATCGGATCGTTCACCGCCCAGATCCGCGCCAACGAAATCGCGCTGGAAGGCGTGGAACAGGAAGCCCGCGTGGGCTCGCGCACCGTGCTCGACGTGCTGAACGCCGAGCAGGAATTGCTGAATAGCCGCGTGAGCTTGGTCCAAGCCCAGCGCGACGAAGTGCTGGCGTCGTTCCAGCTGCTGTCGGCGGTGGGCAAGCTCCAAGCCCGCGAGCTGGGTTTGCCGGTCGAAATCTACGATCCGGCGAGCAATCTCAGCGCGACGCGTGACCGGTGGTCGGGTAACGACATACCCGGCGAAGCGGCCAAGAAGTAA
- a CDS encoding sulfurtransferase, producing the protein MKDETYPFEIGVAELKRWLDDGKKPAIIDVREASEYEICRIAGSLHIPMGTIPDSLDRLPKDGPLVVTCHHGGRSARVVSWLRQQGIDRAINLAGGVDQWAAQVDPDMARY; encoded by the coding sequence GTGAAAGACGAAACGTATCCGTTCGAAATCGGCGTGGCCGAGCTGAAACGCTGGCTCGACGACGGCAAAAAACCCGCGATTATCGATGTCCGCGAAGCTTCGGAGTACGAAATTTGCCGAATCGCGGGTAGCTTACATATTCCGATGGGAACGATTCCCGATTCGCTGGATCGTTTGCCGAAGGACGGACCCTTGGTGGTGACGTGTCATCACGGCGGGCGGTCCGCACGCGTAGTTTCTTGGCTGCGTCAGCAAGGGATCGATCGGGCGATCAACTTGGCGGGCGGAGTCGATCAATGGGCCGCGCAGGTCGATCCGGACATGGCGCGTTACTGA
- a CDS encoding protein-L-isoaspartate O-methyltransferase: protein MEFAERRRNMVEGQLRTNKVIDERLIAAMSSVPREKFVPAKFAGVAYVDEDLALGGGKYLMEPMVFARLVQALSLEPAQRVLVVGDFTGYASTVLKEMGVTLASDADDSAVDAVLFAGAIGELLDSYTRRLNEGGRIAGVLAAPGEPGRATLWRKFAGDMTSITMFDAATPVLPGFEKQPGFVF from the coding sequence ATGGAATTCGCCGAACGCCGCCGCAACATGGTGGAAGGCCAGTTGCGCACCAACAAGGTGATCGACGAGCGCTTGATCGCGGCGATGTCCTCGGTCCCGCGCGAAAAATTCGTGCCGGCCAAGTTCGCCGGTGTCGCCTATGTCGACGAGGATCTGGCGCTGGGCGGCGGCAAATATCTGATGGAGCCGATGGTGTTCGCGCGTTTGGTTCAGGCGCTGTCACTCGAGCCGGCCCAGCGCGTGCTGGTCGTGGGCGACTTCACCGGCTACGCGTCCACGGTGCTGAAGGAGATGGGCGTTACGCTCGCGTCGGACGCCGACGATTCGGCCGTCGACGCGGTGCTGTTCGCCGGCGCCATCGGCGAGTTGCTCGATAGCTACACGCGCCGCCTCAACGAAGGCGGTCGGATCGCGGGCGTGCTGGCCGCACCGGGCGAACCGGGGCGGGCCACGCTGTGGCGCAAATTCGCGGGCGACATGACGAGCATCACGATGTTCGACGCCGCGACGCCGGTGCTGCCGGGCTTCGAGAAGCAGCCCGGCTTCGTGTTTTGA
- a CDS encoding alpha/beta hydrolase, translating to MNGIRTEILTTRRGAIEVALAGDGSPVLSIHGGMGGYDQSLILGHATFAAPVRIVAVSRPGYLGTPMADARTPDAQADLYAAALDTLGIAQAYVVAVSAGGPSALAFARRHPTRCAGLVLVSCCTGRLEIPPEIRKRMPMMKWFARIPGLAWLLRRRAAKDPARAARRSIPDPAVAARTLADPEAGPLFRALLSGTFDRLRERLPGTVNDMDVFSAQADIAGADIAVPVLIVHGVADRVVPFAHAARLAGEIPNAALMPIAGGEHVCLFTHMRAIRERVAAFVAATTR from the coding sequence ATGAACGGCATTCGAACGGAAATTCTGACGACGCGCCGCGGCGCGATCGAAGTGGCGCTTGCGGGCGATGGATCGCCGGTTCTGTCGATTCACGGCGGAATGGGCGGTTACGATCAAAGCCTGATTTTGGGCCACGCGACGTTCGCAGCGCCCGTGCGTATCGTCGCCGTTTCGCGGCCGGGTTATCTCGGCACGCCGATGGCGGATGCGCGCACGCCCGACGCGCAGGCCGATCTTTACGCCGCCGCGCTCGATACGCTGGGGATCGCGCAGGCGTATGTCGTCGCGGTGTCGGCCGGGGGGCCGTCGGCTTTGGCGTTCGCGCGCCGTCATCCGACGCGCTGTGCCGGCCTCGTCCTTGTCTCGTGCTGCACCGGGCGGCTCGAAATTCCGCCTGAGATCCGCAAGCGCATGCCGATGATGAAATGGTTCGCGCGCATTCCGGGGCTCGCTTGGCTGCTGCGCCGGCGCGCGGCGAAAGACCCGGCGCGGGCCGCGCGTCGTTCGATCCCCGATCCGGCAGTGGCCGCGCGCACGCTTGCCGATCCCGAAGCGGGGCCGTTATTTCGCGCGCTGCTGTCGGGCACGTTCGACCGGCTTCGCGAACGTTTACCGGGCACGGTCAACGACATGGATGTGTTTTCGGCGCAGGCCGATATCGCGGGGGCGGATATCGCCGTGCCCGTGCTGATCGTGCATGGCGTCGCGGATCGGGTGGTGCCGTTCGCCCATGCGGCGCGGTTGGCGGGGGAAATTCCCAATGCCGCCTTGATGCCGATCGCGGGCGGCGAGCATGTTTGCCTTTTCACGCATATGCGCGCGATCCGCGAACGCGTTGCGGCGTTCGTCGCGGCGACGACGCGCTAA
- a CDS encoding MFS transporter, producing MQAQTSLKLLPLFVLTAAGMLTVDLYLPAVPTLPADLGGTIVQAQATLAVFFAALAASQLVWGAAADKFGIKPVLIVAITLQIAAGFVCAVAPSVETLIAARGVQGFGVGAAAAVVPALIRRNLDEAASVRAMSLLATGESMIPAIAPILGALLLLVTDWRASFWIVALLTIAATPFALRAIPPAPPVSRETRKAAGGYGALLRDRVYFGYALGHGLCFGALLVFVASAPQIIELWLGGSPRDFAILQCCGVLAFSVAASQNGRLTKRFSLDAMIVSGVLIQIVATVALLALAWVDYKSFVALGLVWMMFCGALGLRGPSTMARALSVDSAIVGRASGLLMFMGLGLSSAGTQAVAPFLEQGLMPVALTALAFTLASAALVLGATRAR from the coding sequence ATGCAAGCTCAGACATCGCTCAAGCTTCTGCCGCTTTTCGTGCTCACCGCGGCGGGCATGCTGACGGTCGATCTCTATCTGCCCGCCGTGCCCACTTTACCCGCCGATCTCGGCGGCACGATCGTCCAAGCGCAAGCCACGCTCGCGGTGTTTTTCGCGGCGTTGGCGGCCTCGCAACTCGTGTGGGGGGCGGCGGCGGACAAGTTCGGCATCAAGCCCGTGCTGATCGTCGCGATCACGTTGCAGATCGCGGCGGGCTTCGTTTGCGCCGTGGCGCCAAGCGTGGAAACGCTGATCGCCGCGCGCGGCGTGCAAGGCTTCGGCGTGGGGGCCGCCGCCGCCGTCGTGCCCGCCCTCATCCGGCGCAATCTCGACGAAGCCGCCTCGGTGCGCGCGATGTCGCTGCTCGCCACCGGCGAAAGCATGATCCCCGCGATCGCGCCGATCCTGGGCGCGCTGCTGCTGCTGGTGACCGATTGGCGCGCGAGCTTCTGGATCGTGGCGCTGCTGACCATCGCGGCGACGCCCTTTGCGCTGCGCGCCATTCCCCCGGCCCCGCCGGTGTCGCGCGAAACGCGCAAGGCGGCGGGCGGCTATGGCGCGCTGCTGCGCGACCGCGTCTATTTCGGCTACGCGCTGGGCCACGGTCTGTGCTTCGGCGCGCTGCTGGTGTTCGTCGCCAGCGCGCCGCAAATCATCGAATTGTGGCTCGGCGGAAGCCCGCGCGATTTCGCGATCCTGCAATGCTGCGGCGTGCTCGCCTTCAGCGTTGCCGCGTCGCAAAACGGGCGGCTGACCAAACGCTTCTCGCTCGACGCGATGATCGTGTCCGGCGTTCTGATTCAAATCGTCGCGACAGTCGCGCTGCTCGCCCTCGCCTGGGTCGATTACAAATCCTTCGTGGCGCTGGGCCTCGTTTGGATGATGTTCTGCGGGGCGCTGGGCTTGCGCGGGCCGTCGACGATGGCACGCGCCTTGTCGGTCGATTCCGCGATCGTCGGCCGCGCCTCGGGCCTGCTGATGTTCATGGGGCTGGGCCTGTCGTCGGCGGGCACGCAAGCCGTGGCGCCGTTCCTCGAGCAAGGCCTGATGCCCGTGGCGCTTACGGCCCTCGCCTTCACGCTGGCGAGTGCGGCCCTCGTGCTGGGCGCCACACGCGCGCGTTAA
- a CDS encoding lipid A deacylase LpxR family protein has translation MSRPLLAVLFAALASPVAAQDAPRDAGEWSWRGTYSVIVENDKFSSFDQAKQTDRNFTNGIRFNWMSEPGLRWGPLRELAGWIPVFDASGKTRAGLGFGQNMYTPEDISRRDLVTNDRPYSGWTYLAAALTSDLGEGQNRGRLDTLELQVGIIGPQSYAEQTQKEYHKLIGARMPMGWGNQLKNEPGVALFYERKWRRMRTPLPDFPLLELDMTPHVGASVGNVFTYGAVGATFRIGRDLGVDYGPPRIRPGLAGSLHVDPPLDRYAYYAFFGFEGRAVARDVTLDGNTFARSHSVNRRPLVGDLQMGVAVVVERIRGTFSYVMRTREFEDQNKPDRFGALSISYRF, from the coding sequence ATGAGTCGCCCCCTTTTGGCCGTCCTTTTTGCCGCACTTGCCAGCCCCGTCGCCGCCCAGGACGCGCCCAGGGACGCCGGGGAATGGAGCTGGCGCGGCACCTATTCGGTGATCGTCGAGAACGACAAGTTCAGTTCCTTCGATCAGGCCAAGCAGACCGACCGCAATTTCACCAACGGTATCCGGTTCAATTGGATGTCGGAGCCCGGTTTGCGCTGGGGGCCGCTGCGCGAACTCGCGGGCTGGATCCCGGTGTTCGACGCCTCGGGCAAGACGCGCGCGGGGCTTGGCTTCGGGCAGAACATGTATACGCCCGAGGATATTTCGCGCCGCGACCTCGTCACCAACGATCGGCCCTATTCGGGATGGACGTATCTCGCGGCGGCGCTGACCTCGGATCTGGGCGAGGGGCAAAATCGCGGCCGTCTCGACACGCTGGAACTGCAGGTCGGGATCATCGGCCCGCAAAGCTACGCCGAGCAGACGCAGAAGGAATATCACAAGCTGATCGGCGCGCGTATGCCGATGGGCTGGGGCAACCAGTTGAAGAACGAGCCGGGTGTCGCGCTGTTCTACGAGCGCAAATGGCGCCGTATGCGCACGCCGTTGCCCGATTTCCCGCTGCTCGAACTCGATATGACGCCGCATGTCGGCGCGTCGGTCGGCAACGTCTTCACCTATGGCGCCGTCGGCGCCACGTTCCGCATCGGCCGCGATCTGGGCGTGGATTACGGCCCGCCGCGCATCCGGCCGGGCCTTGCGGGTTCGCTGCATGTCGATCCGCCGCTCGACCGCTACGCCTATTACGCGTTTTTCGGCTTCGAAGGCCGTGCCGTGGCGCGCGACGTCACGCTGGACGGCAATACGTTCGCGCGCAGCCATTCCGTCAATCGCCGGCCGCTTGTCGGCGATCTGCAAATGGGCGTCGCGGTGGTGGTCGAGCGTATTCGCGGCACGTTCAGCTACGTGATGCGCACGCGCGAATTCGAAGATCAGAACAAGCCCGACCGTTTCGGCGCGCTGTCGATCTCGTATCGATTTTAA
- the glpD gene encoding glycerol-3-phosphate dehydrogenase — protein sequence MSESTPLYDLAIIGGGVNGCGIARDASGRGLKVLLAEQNDLASATSSASSKLIHGGLRYLEHYEFRLVREALAERDVLLESAPHIVWPMRFVLPHDASLRPAWLIRMGLFLYDHLGWSPRRKTRLPGSRQVNLPSSEYGRGLRADVPTGFVYSDCWVDDARLVTLNARAAADLGADIRVRTQVTSARRENGEWRLALSDRLGGGQTDIRAKALVNAAGPWVMSTITGVMGQNAPAKLKLVKGSHIVVAQQYAGEHAFILQNVDRRIVFVIPYEGRFTLIGTTDVVYEGDPGRVAISTEETDYLCKAANRFLARPVTPADVVWSYAGIRPLYDDGSDNASAVTRDYVLELDAGEGRAPALSIFGGKITTFRRLAEHALEKLAPFFPQATGAWTAGAKLPGGELDGSDADFERFVDDRAREWTWLPREHLRGILRRQGSRALKFLSAAKSLDDLGPHFGAGLYGAEVDLMVREEWARTSNDILFRRTKTGLHLSLAEQAVLGGYLARVHGLGQTG from the coding sequence ATGTCCGAGTCCACTCCCCTATACGATCTCGCGATCATCGGCGGCGGCGTCAACGGTTGCGGCATCGCGCGCGACGCTTCGGGCCGCGGCCTCAAAGTGCTGCTCGCCGAGCAAAACGATCTTGCGTCCGCCACGTCGTCGGCCTCGTCGAAGCTGATCCATGGCGGCTTGCGTTACTTGGAGCATTACGAGTTCCGCCTGGTGCGCGAAGCCTTGGCCGAGCGCGATGTGCTGCTCGAAAGCGCCCCGCATATCGTGTGGCCGATGCGCTTCGTGCTGCCGCATGACGCAAGCCTGCGCCCGGCCTGGCTCATCCGGATGGGCTTGTTCCTTTATGATCATCTCGGCTGGTCGCCGAGGCGCAAAACGCGCCTGCCTGGCTCGCGCCAGGTCAATCTGCCTTCCAGCGAATACGGGCGGGGCTTGCGCGCCGACGTGCCCACGGGCTTCGTCTATTCCGATTGCTGGGTCGACGATGCGCGTCTCGTCACGCTCAACGCGCGCGCCGCCGCCGATCTGGGTGCCGATATCCGCGTGCGCACGCAAGTCACCTCCGCGCGGCGCGAGAACGGCGAATGGCGTTTGGCGCTGTCCGACCGCTTGGGCGGCGGCCAAACCGATATCCGCGCCAAGGCGCTGGTCAACGCCGCGGGCCCGTGGGTGATGTCGACCATCACCGGCGTCATGGGCCAGAACGCGCCCGCGAAGCTGAAGCTCGTCAAAGGCAGCCATATCGTCGTGGCGCAGCAATACGCGGGCGAGCACGCCTTCATCCTGCAAAACGTCGACCGGCGCATCGTGTTCGTCATTCCCTATGAAGGGCGCTTCACGCTGATCGGCACGACCGACGTGGTCTATGAAGGCGATCCAGGCCGCGTCGCGATCTCGACCGAAGAAACGGATTATCTGTGCAAGGCGGCGAACCGCTTCCTCGCCAGGCCCGTCACGCCGGCCGACGTGGTGTGGAGCTATGCCGGCATCCGCCCGCTTTACGACGACGGTTCCGACAACGCGAGTGCGGTGACGCGCGATTACGTGCTGGAACTCGATGCGGGCGAAGGCCGCGCGCCCGCTTTGTCGATCTTCGGCGGCAAGATCACCACGTTCCGGCGTTTGGCCGAACACGCGCTCGAAAAACTCGCGCCGTTTTTCCCGCAAGCGACGGGCGCTTGGACGGCGGGTGCGAAACTGCCAGGCGGCGAGCTCGACGGAAGCGACGCGGATTTCGAGCGTTTCGTCGACGATCGCGCGCGCGAATGGACCTGGCTGCCGCGCGAGCATTTGCGCGGCATTCTGCGCCGCCAGGGTTCGCGCGCGTTGAAGTTCCTCTCGGCCGCCAAATCGCTCGACGATTTGGGCCCGCATTTCGGTGCGGGGCTTTACGGCGCCGAAGTCGATCTGATGGTGCGCGAGGAATGGGCGCGCACGTCGAACGACATTCTGTTCCGCCGCACCAAGACCGGCTTGCATCTCTCGCTCGCCGAACAGGCCGTGCTGGGCGGCTATCTCGCGCGCGTTCACGGATTGGGGCAGACCGGCTGA
- a CDS encoding NAD(P)-dependent oxidoreductase, with translation MARIAFFGLGRMGSGMAARLRDAGHEVRVWNRTPKNEPGFVAKIEDAAKDADAAFAMLADDAASREVWDRALSVLPKGAFAIEFSTLSHDRVLELAAQAQAKGLRYIDSPVTGLPDVAAAGKLTLFVGADKADLDAARPLLEPLSAAIAHFGPVGAGTVFKLMINLMGAVQIAAVGEGLALAAKAGLDLEQVAAFLAKGQAASPQAVRNANYIAGGDHTTNITFTGKLRRKDTAYGVALARKFDIPARLGETALDAYDRLLRAGLGDQNESKIVAVYEDKL, from the coding sequence ATGGCAAGGATCGCGTTTTTCGGCTTGGGCCGGATGGGTTCGGGCATGGCGGCGCGTTTGCGCGATGCCGGGCACGAAGTTCGCGTGTGGAACCGCACGCCGAAGAACGAGCCCGGCTTCGTCGCGAAGATCGAAGACGCCGCGAAGGATGCCGACGCCGCTTTCGCGATGCTGGCGGACGACGCGGCCTCGCGCGAAGTTTGGGATCGCGCGTTGTCGGTGTTGCCCAAAGGCGCCTTCGCGATCGAGTTTTCGACGCTGTCGCATGACCGCGTGCTGGAACTGGCCGCGCAAGCGCAAGCCAAGGGCCTGCGCTATATCGACAGCCCCGTGACCGGCCTGCCCGACGTCGCGGCGGCGGGCAAACTCACCTTGTTCGTCGGCGCCGATAAGGCGGATCTCGACGCCGCGCGCCCGTTGCTCGAACCGCTCTCGGCGGCGATCGCGCATTTCGGTCCCGTCGGGGCGGGCACCGTGTTCAAGCTGATGATCAATCTGATGGGGGCCGTGCAGATCGCCGCGGTCGGCGAAGGCTTGGCGCTCGCCGCCAAGGCCGGGCTCGATCTCGAACAGGTCGCCGCGTTCCTCGCGAAAGGCCAAGCCGCGAGCCCGCAAGCCGTGCGCAATGCGAATTACATCGCCGGCGGCGATCACACGACCAACATCACCTTCACCGGCAAACTGCGCCGCAAGGACACGGCCTACGGCGTGGCGCTTGCGCGCAAATTCGATATTCCCGCACGGCTGGGCGAAACGGCGCTCGACGCCTATGACCGCTTGCTGCGCGCCGGGCTCGGCGATCAGAACGAAAGCAAGATCGTCGCGGTCTACGAAGACAAACTCTGA